DNA sequence from the Leptospirillum ferrooxidans C2-3 genome:
AGTTGTCTGGAATTGCACACCAATTTCCTGCCTGCACCCAAGAGATGAGCGGGACAGTTTTAATTTCAGTGGGGATAACTAAGGAGACAACATTCGAATCTTTTTGGGAGAGTCCTGATAATTCCACGGAAGCTCCAAATTCGAGCCATTCTGGAGAGCACTTAATTTCTTCGGCCAGTCTTTTTATCTTATCTCGTGACGGTTTATTTCGCCCAGTAAGCCAGTACTGGATGGTGGTAATACTCACCCCCATCTTACCCTTTAAGGCTTTCTGTTCAATCCCAGCCTTTTTCATTGCTTCACGAAGTCTATCTTTAAATTCCATAATTAGCATGTTACAGCCAAATGTTGAATCGAACAATTCAACTCCTTGTTGACTTAGTTTAACATTTTGTTGTATGTTTTCATCCATGAAAACCCTCTCTTCTGTCCAAGAAATCATTTCCTATTTTGGAAACCAATCAGAGATGGCCCGTCGACTGTCCATTAGCCCGCAGGCTATTCAGCGCTGGGTCTCCACCAATCATCTTCCAGTGAGGCGAGCGATCCAGATTGAGCGGCTAACGGAAGGAAAGATCTTGTTTAATGAAATCATCCATCTGACCGGTATTGGAGAAGTCGCTGAAATCACAACTCCCATTGTGCCCGAACCCATTTCCACAAAGCCCCCTGAAATGTCCGGGGTAGCCGAGGACAGAAGAGGTGTGTTGCGCCGAAATAGCGACAAGGGGCGGCGGGAGAATCCTCGGCAAAGTGGCAATAAATGAATCAGCCATCTTTACGTTCTCACTCCGCCTGAATAATTCGTGGGATTATAACCTTTTTTCGGAGGATTAGAGTGAAAAATGGTGCTCATAACAGGATTTTCCAAATCATGAGGAATTTATAGATGGATTCCAAGGAACCGGAACGATTCTCCTGGATTGATGATCCCTCAATTGTGGTCAGACATTACGGATCGATTGCCGTTTGCAACGAAGCCCGCTCAGTGGCTTGGTTACTGAGACTGGGAGAGAGCGAATGAAAAAAAACTTGGCAATCTCTTTGGCGCTCATGGGACTCGTCGGCTTTCTTCCCGATCTGGCGATGTCAGCCGGAATGGGATGGAATCCGGGGATCTACAGGATTCACATTGATGGGATCGTCTATGGAACTCCATGGCACATGTTGATTTCGACAAAACTCGACAAGAAAACGTCTTTTGATTCCGTCTCCGTTTTATCGACTGAAACTTCACCCAGCATGCCGTTCAAGATTGGTCCCCATTGGTCAGGAGTTCGTGGATGGGTGAAGGTGGAAAAGGATGGTCTCCATTATTTTATCCGTACAAAAAAAGATTTTTATGCTCAACCGGAACACTTTCGCGGAATGCTGGACTGTGTGAAAGATTCCTATAAATGCATCGTCAAGTTTTCAACCGATTCGCCTTGATGAGCATTTGCAGGTTTTTGGAAGGATCCCTGAATATCACCGACCAGCGATCGATCTGCAATGTTCCATGAAACTCAGGGAAAGATTGTCCATCATAAGAAAGGCGTCCGGCATATTTGATCTCGTTTCTACACTTTTCGACGTGGTACATGACGAAGGAAGTGCTGCCGACATTCACCATGATCGAACTTGAAGGCCACTGGAATCCTTGAGGCAATCCTTTTGGAGAAGAACCAAAAGCTCCGGATACCAATGGTGAATTTTTAAAGACAACGGTCGATCCAATCACCTCTTTGAAGGAAAAGAGGATGCGGTCGGCTCTGGAAACGTCTCGACATCCTGACCCGATCGTCGCACATCCGGCGAAGAGAGTGAGACCGGACAGAGCAAGAAAGAATCCGATCTTGGATCTCACAAACAACCTCCTTTAGAAGTAGGGGGGAAGGGAAATACAACCATGACAATCTACCAGAATTCCAGAGCAGTGCCCATGTACGGAGGATGAGATGAAAGAGAAATTCGACTGCAATAATGACTCTTCGGTTTCAAACGAATCAAAAATCCAGAAATCTTACCTTATAAAAGGATTGTTTGTCTGGGATCGGGAGGGCTCCGGGCCGGAGTTAACAAATATTCCGGACTTCGATATCATGATGTATCAGGAACTCCTTTGTGTGTACTATCAGACAGAATCACCTCTTCCATTCGACCTTGGCAATCTCATGAACCAGATTGAAGGTCGTGTCAGCTGTATATATGGGAAACACACGCTCAGAGAATATCGACGCCTCGTCCGGGTCCTCTCCCGATTTTTCGTTGCGATCGATCAGGGGTACGTTCCCCGCTATCCTCACAGCCGTTTCATCAATCCGGAAACGGATATGAAAGAGGAGGAGAACTGATGCGGACCTATGCCAAAATTTCCCCCCAATTCTGGATCGGACAAACGGGAAAAAAACTCCGCAAAACGGGTCCAGAAGCTCAGCTTGTCGCGTTGTACCTGCTCACGAATCCCCATGCGAATATGCTTGGTGTCTACCATCTCCCGGTCGCCTATATGGCGCACGATCTGGGATGCGAGGTCGGAGTAGCGATGAAGGGGCTTTCGGGATGCGCCGATGCCGGTTTCTGCAATTATGACGAAGCGACTGAAACCGTCTGGATCTACGAAATGGCCAGGTTTCAGATCGGGGATTCCCTGAAGTCCGCCGATAACCGGGTCGCCGGAATTCAAAAGGAGTACGACGATCTACACGAAAATCCCTTTCTCCAAGGGTTCTTTGAAAAGTATGGAAGTGCTTTTTGTCTCACAAATTCAAGGGACTTTGAAGCCCCTTCGGAGGTCCTTCGAAGCCACTTCAAAGGGGTTCTGAAGGGCGATCAATCCCCTCTTGAACCCCCTTCAGAGGGAGAAAAGAAGGCGATTGTCCATTTGCGGGAAGACGGATCGGAGGAGAAAGGATCGTTTCCTTTGAAAACGCCTCCAGTCATGGCTGAAGCAAGGGGCTTCGAAGCCCCTTCGGAGGCCCTTCGAAGCCAAGAACAAGAACAGGAACAAGAACAGGAACAAGAACAGGAACAAGATTTAAAAACTTTTGCTCCGAGCGATTTTTCCAAAAGCGAAAAATCCTCGAAGCCGGAAACCGATGAAAAACCCGGTAGTCATTCCGGAGAACCGCAGAAAGACCCCTCATCGCCGCTTCTGGACGGAACTACGACCCTTCTCCCCCATCAGCGCATTCGGCTTGATGCAGTGTCCATTCACTGGAAAGGAATACTCCCCGAAGACATCGAACGCTGGAAGAAAACCTATCCTGCGGTGGATGTTGAACAACAACTCCGGGAGATGGAAGTCTGGGCCTCCGCTCATCGTTCCCAATGGAAATCCAATTGGCTCCGCTTCATAGTGCACTGGCTCTCCAAGGAGCAGGATAAGGGTGGAACCTTCAGACGATCGAGTAGTCCGGAATTCCGAACGCCACCCAAGACCTTCGAACAGATCAAAGCCGAAAGAACCCACACCGCAGCGAAGCAGGTACTGGATGAAATCTACGGACCACAAGAAACGGAGGCCTCCATTGGAACGATTTCAGTCTGAAGCACTTTTTTCCATGCTCGAAGCGATCTCCAGGATGAACAACCGGGAAATGTCGGCAGAAATATTCAAAATCTGGCTGGCCGCCCTGAATTCACATCCCTTCGAGGAGATTAAAAATGCTTTCAACCGGTATATCCAGACCGAATCGGGAATGCCGGCCCCTGCCGACATACTGAATATCCTCAGGGGATCCGAAGAGGA
Encoded proteins:
- a CDS encoding LexA family protein, with the translated sequence MDENIQQNVKLSQQGVELFDSTFGCNMLIMEFKDRLREAMKKAGIEQKALKGKMGVSITTIQYWLTGRNKPSRDKIKRLAEEIKCSPEWLEFGASVELSGLSQKDSNVVSLVIPTEIKTVPLISWVQAGNWCAIPDNYPPGHAEEMIPCPSKCGPHSFALRVKGDSMDPDYPDGSIVIVDPDKEPRHNSDVVVRLNGEMEATFKRLKIDGPRWFLHPVNDRYPVLPLEGKDFTICGVVVWVGREVG
- a CDS encoding transcriptional regulator, translated to MKTLSSVQEIISYFGNQSEMARRLSISPQAIQRWVSTNHLPVRRAIQIERLTEGKILFNEIIHLTGIGEVAEITTPIVPEPISTKPPEMSGVAEDRRGVLRRNSDKGRRENPRQSGNK